The Microtus pennsylvanicus isolate mMicPen1 chromosome 19, mMicPen1.hap1, whole genome shotgun sequence genome includes a region encoding these proteins:
- the Fezf1 gene encoding fez family zinc finger protein 1 yields MDSSCLNATTKMLTTAPARGNVMNTSKPLAFSIERIMARTPEPKALPVPHFLHGALPKGDPKHSLHLSSSIPCMIPFVPVAYDTSSKAGVTGSESRKPSLEAPAPPAVPSAPAFSCSDLLNCALSLKGDLARDALPLQQYKLVRPRVVNHSSFHAMGALCYLNRGDGPCHPAAGVNIHPVASYFLSSPLHPQPKTYLAERNKLVVPAVEKLPSGVAFKDLSQAQLQHYMKESAQLLSEKIAFKTSDFSRGSPNAKPKVFTCEVCGKVFNAHYNLTRHMPVHTGARPFVCKVCGKGFRQASTLCRHKIIHTQEKPHKCNQCGKAFNRSSTLNTHTRIHAGYKPFVCEFCGKGFHQKGNYKNHKLTHSGEKQFKCNICNKAFHQVYNLTFHMHTHNDKKPFTCPTCGKGFCRNFDLKKHVRKLHDSSLGLTRTPTGEPGNDPPSQLQQPPPAPLPPLQPTLPPPGSLQPGLHQGHQ; encoded by the exons ATGGACAGTAGCTGCCTCAACGCGACCACCAAAATGCTAACGACTGCTCCAGCTCGGGGCAACGTGATGAACACATCCAAACCCTTGGCTTTCTCCATCGAACGAATCATGGCGCGCACCCCAGAGCCTAAGGCCCTGCCGGTCCCCCACTTCCTGCACGGAGCCCTGCCCAAAGGAGACCCCAAGCACTCACTGCATCTCAGCTCGTCGATCCCCTGCATGATCCCTTTCGTCCCCGTGGCGTACGACACGAGCTCCAAAGCCGGAGTGACTGGCTCCGAGTCCCGCAAGCCGAGTCTGGAGGCTCCGGCGCCGCCCGCGGTGCCCTCCGCGCCGGCGTTCAGCTGCAGCGACCTGCTCAACTGCGCGCTAAGTCTCAAGGGCGACCTGGCCCGCGACGCGCTGCCACTGCAGCAGTACAAGCTGGTAAGGCCGCGTGTGGTCAACCACTCGTCCTTCCACGCCATGGGCGCCTTGTGCTACCTGAACCGAGGTGATGGCCCGTGCCACCCGGCTGCGGGCGTGAACATCCACCCTGTGGCCTCCTACTTTCTCAGTTCCCCTTTGCACCCACAGCCAAAAACATACTTAGCCGAAAGGAATAAACTGGTTGTCCCGGCGGTGGAGAAGCTCCCTTCGGGTGTAGCTTTCAAAGACCTGTCCCAGGCTCAGCTGCAGCATTATATGAAAGAAAGCGCCCAACTTTTGTCTGAAAAAATCGCATTCAAAACCTCGGATTTCAGTCGCGGCTCTCCTAATGCCAAACCCAAAGTTTTCACTTGTGAAGTCTGTGGAAAG gtcTTTAATGCGCACTATAATTTAACCCGTCACATGCCGGTGCACACAGGAGCCAGACCCTTCGTTTGCAAAGTGTGCGGCAAAGGTTTCCGGCAAGCCAGCACCCTTTGCAGGCATAAGATCATTCACACGCAA GAAAAACCTCACAAATGCAACCAGTGCGGTAAAGCATTTAATAGAAGTTCCACGTTAAACACACATACCCGGATCCACGCGGGCTACAAACCATTCGTGTGTGAATTCTGTGGCAAAGGATTTCATCAAAAAG ggAACTACAAAAACCACAAGTTGACCCACAGCGGGGAGAAGCAGTTCAAGTGCAATATCTGCAACAAGGCTTTCCACCAGGTGTATAACCTCACCTTCCATATGCACACTCACAACGACAAGAAGCCTTTCACCTGCCCCACGTGCGGCAAGGGCTTCTGCAGGAACTTTGACCTCAAGAAGCACGTTCGCAAGCTGCACGACAGCAGCCTGGGGCTGACCCGCACTCCTACTGGGGAGCCAGGCAACGATCCGCCGTCCCAGCTGCAACAGCCTCCGCCTGCACCTCTGCCTCCACTGCAGCCTACGTTGCCTCCTCCCGGGTCTCTGCAACCCGGGCTTCACCAAGGCCACCAGTGA